In one window of Meiothermus sp. DNA:
- a CDS encoding proline dehydrogenase has translation MDFNQSYRSFVLAIAQNKGIKNLVLTRGRNFARRFIAGDTLEEALRVVEALERDRIHAILDLLGEMVTSEAEARKFQGEIVRLVQAFGALPYPRYVALKLTQLGLDLSEDLAFALMQEILAEARKVDCFVRIDMEDSPRVEATLRVYKRLREAGFNNTGVVLQSYLKRSEQDLQDLIPLRTPVRIVKGAYKEPPEVAFQDKRMVDAQFMVLCKKALENGLYTAIASHDPQIIQEMKRWTAEKGIGRECFEFQLLYGVRRDEQKKLAAEGYTVRAYVPYGTDWYPYFSRRIAERPENLLFVARSLIQG, from the coding sequence ATGGACTTCAATCAAAGCTATCGTTCGTTTGTGCTGGCGATTGCCCAGAACAAAGGCATCAAAAACCTGGTGCTGACCCGGGGGCGCAATTTTGCCCGCCGGTTTATCGCCGGCGATACCCTCGAGGAGGCCCTGCGGGTGGTGGAGGCTTTGGAGCGCGACCGGATTCATGCCATCCTGGATTTGCTGGGCGAGATGGTCACCTCGGAAGCCGAAGCGCGAAAATTCCAGGGCGAGATTGTGCGGCTGGTACAGGCCTTTGGCGCCCTGCCCTACCCGCGGTATGTGGCCCTCAAGCTCACCCAGCTGGGGCTCGACCTCTCCGAAGACCTGGCGTTTGCCCTGATGCAGGAGATTCTGGCCGAGGCGCGCAAGGTGGACTGCTTTGTGCGGATTGACATGGAGGATAGCCCCCGGGTAGAGGCTACCCTGCGGGTCTACAAGCGGCTGCGCGAGGCCGGTTTCAACAATACCGGGGTGGTGCTGCAAAGCTACCTCAAGCGCAGCGAGCAAGACCTGCAAGACCTCATACCCCTGCGAACGCCGGTGCGCATCGTGAAGGGTGCTTACAAAGAACCCCCCGAGGTGGCCTTTCAGGACAAGCGTATGGTGGATGCACAGTTTATGGTGTTGTGCAAGAAGGCCTTGGAAAATGGCCTTTACACCGCTATTGCCAGCCATGACCCCCAGATCATTCAGGAGATGAAACGCTGGACAGCCGAAAAAGGCATCGGGCGCGAGTGCTTCGAGTTCCAACTGCTTTACGGGGTGCGCCGCGATGAGCAGAAAAAACTTGCTGCGGAGGGCTACACCGTGCGTGCCTACGTGCCTTATGGCACCGACTGGTACCCCTACTTCTCGCGCCGCATTGCCGAAAGGCCAGAAAACCTCTTGTTTGTGGCCCGGAGCCTGATTCAGGGATAG
- a CDS encoding ACT domain-containing protein → MATKLDLHLLEGRYAVCQLMAAASVPAWATGQGFVSISRSDEELTVVCHQSRVPPEVKAERDWRCLRLAGPFDFALTGILASVLYPLAEAGVGIFAVSTFNTDYVLLKHHQLKRAVAALEQAGHVVHV, encoded by the coding sequence ATGGCAACGAAACTGGATTTGCACCTTCTGGAAGGCCGGTACGCGGTCTGCCAGCTTATGGCCGCTGCCTCCGTTCCGGCCTGGGCCACAGGCCAAGGTTTTGTGAGCATCAGCCGCAGCGACGAGGAGCTAACCGTGGTCTGCCATCAGAGCCGCGTGCCTCCTGAGGTCAAAGCCGAGCGCGACTGGCGTTGCCTTCGCCTAGCCGGCCCCTTCGATTTTGCCCTTACCGGCATCCTGGCCTCGGTGCTCTACCCGCTGGCCGAAGCCGGGGTGGGCATCTTTGCGGTCTCGACCTTCAACACCGACTACGTGCTGCTCAAGCACCACCAGCTAAAGCGGGCTGTGGCAGCCCTCGAGCAGGCCGGACATGTGGTGCACGTATAA
- the pruA gene encoding L-glutamate gamma-semialdehyde dehydrogenase: MTPEPYRPEPIETFQSPEAFEAMRKALTEVRAQFGRHYPLIIGGEKVHTQETITSTNPSNPSEVVGVSARAGIAEADAALDAAWRAFKSWRDWPQEHRSRVLLKAAQIMKRRQRELEAWLVYEIGKNWVEAAADVAEAIDFIRYYAISALKYKDGAPVLPYPGEDNEAFYIPLGVGVVIAPWNFPLAILTGMTVAPIAVGNCVVSKPAEDTVVIAAKLFEILEEAGLPAGVANFLPGSGSEVGAYLVQHPRTRFINFTGSLEVGLRINESAARLSPGQVWLKRVFLELGGKDGLIVDETADLAAAAQATVQSAFGFQGQKCSAASRLIVVDGVHDLLMEQILHRTEGLIVGPAEENPDMGPVASAQQEKTVLSYIEIGQQEGRLALGGRRLEGSGFFISPTVFEKVSPDARIAQEEIFGPVLSVIRVPDFDAALEVANGTRFGLTGGVFSRKRERLERARREFHVGNLYFNRKITGALVGVQPFGGFNLSGTDTKAGGPDYLLNFLQMKSVTERF, from the coding sequence ATGACCCCCGAACCCTACCGCCCCGAACCCATCGAAACCTTCCAGAGCCCCGAAGCCTTCGAGGCCATGCGCAAGGCCCTGACCGAGGTACGGGCCCAGTTTGGCCGCCACTACCCCCTCATCATCGGTGGCGAGAAGGTGCACACCCAGGAAACCATTACCTCTACCAACCCATCTAACCCCTCCGAGGTGGTGGGGGTGAGCGCCAGGGCCGGCATTGCCGAGGCCGATGCCGCCCTGGACGCGGCCTGGAGGGCCTTCAAGAGCTGGCGCGACTGGCCCCAGGAGCACCGCAGCCGGGTGCTGCTGAAGGCGGCCCAGATTATGAAGCGCCGCCAGCGGGAGCTCGAGGCCTGGCTGGTCTACGAGATTGGCAAAAACTGGGTGGAGGCCGCCGCCGATGTGGCCGAGGCCATCGACTTTATTCGCTACTACGCCATCTCGGCCCTCAAGTACAAGGACGGCGCCCCGGTGCTGCCCTATCCGGGCGAGGACAACGAGGCCTTCTACATCCCGCTGGGGGTGGGGGTGGTGATTGCCCCCTGGAACTTTCCGCTGGCCATCCTGACCGGCATGACCGTGGCCCCCATTGCGGTGGGCAACTGTGTGGTTTCCAAGCCCGCCGAAGACACGGTGGTGATTGCGGCCAAGCTCTTCGAGATTCTGGAAGAGGCCGGTCTGCCCGCAGGTGTTGCTAACTTTTTGCCAGGGTCGGGCAGCGAAGTGGGGGCCTATCTGGTGCAGCACCCCCGCACCCGGTTTATCAACTTTACCGGCTCCCTCGAGGTCGGCCTCCGTATCAACGAAAGCGCGGCCCGGCTCTCGCCGGGGCAGGTCTGGCTCAAGCGGGTCTTTTTGGAGCTGGGTGGCAAGGACGGCCTGATCGTGGACGAAACTGCCGACCTGGCCGCAGCAGCCCAGGCCACCGTGCAGAGCGCCTTTGGCTTCCAGGGGCAGAAGTGCTCGGCGGCCTCGAGGCTGATTGTGGTGGACGGGGTGCATGACCTCCTGATGGAGCAGATTCTGCACCGCACCGAGGGCCTGATTGTAGGTCCCGCCGAGGAGAACCCCGATATGGGGCCGGTGGCCAGCGCCCAGCAGGAAAAAACGGTACTTTCCTACATCGAGATCGGGCAGCAAGAGGGCCGGCTGGCCCTAGGAGGACGCCGGCTCGAGGGCAGCGGGTTCTTCATCTCGCCCACCGTGTTCGAAAAAGTCTCCCCCGATGCCCGTATTGCCCAGGAAGAAATCTTTGGCCCGGTGCTTTCGGTAATCCGGGTACCCGACTTCGACGCCGCGCTCGAGGTGGCCAACGGCACCCGCTTTGGCCTGACGGGCGGGGTGTTCTCGCGCAAGCGTGAGCGCCTCGAGCGGGCCCGCCGCGAGTTCCACGTGGGCAACCTGTACTTCAACCGCAAGATTACCGGAGCCCTGGTCGGGGTGCAGCCTTTTGGTGGCTTCAACCTCTCGGGCACCGACACCAAGGCCGGGGGGCCCGATTACCTGCTCAACTTCCTGCAGATGAAGAGCGTGACCGAGCGCTTCTAA
- a CDS encoding HD domain-containing protein translates to MWLRLKRLYKAFVPAQAQPDDAWALAELSIEEAHLYKAMDVRDREHAVRVAKRLLERYPDAPSFAVRAALLHDSGKALRPYRPLERILTGLISLDVPIEPLDKGLRGAWQIRRHHPDYAAIRILDPQVAQIVREHHRPESLWAQRLHEVDEEY, encoded by the coding sequence GTGTGGCTGCGCCTGAAGCGATTGTACAAAGCTTTTGTACCGGCTCAAGCCCAACCGGACGACGCCTGGGCCCTGGCCGAACTCAGCATCGAAGAGGCCCACCTGTACAAAGCCATGGATGTGCGCGATCGGGAACACGCCGTGCGGGTAGCCAAGCGGCTGCTCGAGCGCTACCCCGACGCCCCCAGCTTTGCCGTGCGGGCTGCCCTGCTGCACGACAGCGGCAAGGCCCTGCGGCCCTACCGGCCTTTGGAACGCATCCTGACTGGGCTTATTAGCCTGGATGTTCCCATCGAGCCTCTGGACAAAGGGCTGCGCGGGGCCTGGCAGATTCGCCGCCACCACCCCGATTATGCGGCCATACGCATCCTCGACCCCCAGGTCGCCCAGATTGTGCGGGAGCACCACCGGCCCGAAAGCCTCTGGGCCCAGCGGCTGCACGAAGTAGACGAAGAGTACTAG
- a CDS encoding MIP/aquaporin family protein, translated as MNIRALIAEFLGVFALCFVGIGAIAATQGGDLMVVALAHGLAIGLSVVALGALSGGHFNPAVTFGMLITGRISPVGAVGYWVAQLLGGVVAAFFIGALYGGTAVADGTPAPGANHTAIQALMMEIFLTFFLVSVIFGSAVFNNFSYAGLAIGLAVTMDILAGGPISGAAMNPARVLGPAIIGGEWNAHWVYWAGPLVGAGLAALLYDFLYSRKADS; from the coding sequence ATGAACATACGCGCTCTAATTGCAGAGTTTCTGGGAGTTTTTGCCTTGTGCTTTGTAGGGATTGGGGCCATTGCTGCCACCCAGGGCGGCGACCTGATGGTGGTGGCCCTGGCCCACGGCCTGGCCATCGGCCTTTCGGTGGTGGCTTTGGGGGCCCTCTCGGGGGGCCATTTTAACCCTGCCGTCACCTTTGGCATGCTCATCACCGGTCGCATTTCCCCGGTGGGCGCGGTGGGCTACTGGGTGGCCCAACTGCTGGGGGGGGTGGTGGCGGCTTTCTTCATTGGTGCGCTTTACGGTGGCACCGCGGTAGCCGATGGAACCCCGGCCCCCGGCGCCAACCACACCGCCATCCAGGCCCTCATGATGGAGATTTTCCTGACCTTCTTTTTGGTCTCGGTAATTTTTGGCTCAGCGGTTTTCAATAACTTTAGCTACGCCGGTTTGGCCATTGGCCTGGCCGTCACCATGGACATTCTGGCCGGAGGGCCTATCTCGGGGGCGGCCATGAACCCTGCCCGGGTGCTGGGCCCGGCCATCATCGGCGGTGAATGGAATGCCCACTGGGTTTACTGGGCTGGCCCGCTGGTGGGGGCTGGTCTGGCGGCCCTGCTCTACGACTTTTTGTACAGCAGGAAAGCCGACAGCTAA
- a CDS encoding uracil-DNA glycosylase: protein MSLEALHAQIAVCRACPRLVAWREQVGQEKRAAFRNVEYWARPVPGFGDLGARILVFGLAPGAHGSNRTGRPFTGDASGDFLYPALYRAGLSNLPTSTHKGDGLVLHGVYITAAVRCAPPGNKPSPLEIRTCAKWTEQELAFLRNLKVYLALGQIAHDALLGYHRLRKSAYPFAHGSEYRIGERVLLSSYHVSRQNTQTGKLTAAMFDGILERAKRLASSS, encoded by the coding sequence ATGAGCCTCGAGGCCCTCCACGCCCAAATAGCAGTTTGCCGGGCCTGCCCCCGGCTGGTAGCGTGGCGCGAGCAGGTGGGGCAGGAAAAACGCGCTGCCTTTCGTAACGTAGAATACTGGGCCCGGCCTGTACCGGGTTTTGGCGACCTCGGGGCCCGCATCCTGGTTTTTGGACTGGCCCCCGGGGCCCACGGCTCCAACCGCACCGGACGGCCATTTACCGGTGATGCTTCTGGCGACTTCCTGTACCCGGCCCTCTACCGCGCCGGGCTCTCCAACCTGCCCACTTCAACCCACAAGGGCGATGGCCTGGTGCTGCATGGCGTTTACATCACCGCGGCGGTGCGCTGCGCACCGCCCGGCAACAAACCCAGTCCCCTCGAGATACGTACCTGTGCAAAGTGGACTGAACAGGAACTGGCTTTTCTGCGCAACCTCAAGGTCTACCTGGCTCTGGGCCAAATTGCCCACGACGCCCTTTTGGGATATCACCGTCTGCGCAAATCAGCTTATCCCTTTGCCCACGGTAGCGAGTACCGCATTGGCGAGCGGGTCTTGTTGAGTTCGTATCACGTCAGCCGGCAGAATACCCAGACCGGCAAACTGACCGCCGCCATGTTTGACGGGATTCTCGAGCGGGCGAAAAGGCTGGCCAGCAGCTCATAG
- a CDS encoding nitronate monooxygenase, with protein MQNVATVALPRIIQGGMGVSVSNWRLARTVSLLGQLGVVSGTAMDTVLVRRLQDGDPAGRVRRALSAFPFQHWVKPVLEKYFLPEGRRGQPYKRVPMPSRLGDTASQIMHVLGGYVEVFLAKEGHGGLVGINLLTKLQIPTLGTLYGAMLAGVDYVLMGAGIPREIPEALDKLAAGEKASLKIDVTGWTAADAPRLYFNPQEIAGQAQTLKRPHFLPIIASNSLATLLARKVTGTIQGFVIEGPTAGGHNAPPRGAPVFDERGQPVYGERDVVDLEQIKALGLPFWLAGGTGSPEALESAINQGAAGIQVGTLFAYSQESGFEAGLKERVLEQAARGEVRVFTDPKASPTGFPFKVAEVEGTLSQPEVYRRRTRVCDLGYLREPYQVADGKIGFRCASEPIEQYLAKGGDLANTEGRKCLCNALLAAVGQGQVQKNGDPELPLVTSGDDLERIGRFVARFGTRYSARDVVAYLLGEAISSEPRTPQLVADG; from the coding sequence GTGCAAAATGTAGCTACTGTAGCCCTACCGCGCATCATTCAAGGTGGGATGGGCGTTTCTGTTTCCAACTGGCGTCTGGCTAGAACGGTTTCGTTGCTGGGGCAACTGGGCGTGGTGTCGGGTACTGCTATGGATACGGTCCTGGTGCGGCGATTGCAGGACGGCGACCCCGCCGGGCGGGTGCGCCGTGCCCTGAGCGCATTTCCATTCCAGCATTGGGTTAAACCGGTTCTGGAGAAATATTTTCTGCCCGAGGGTCGCCGGGGTCAGCCCTACAAACGTGTCCCTATGCCAAGTCGCCTGGGTGACACCGCTTCGCAAATTATGCACGTGCTGGGCGGGTACGTCGAGGTATTTCTAGCCAAGGAGGGGCATGGGGGTCTGGTTGGGATTAATCTGCTCACCAAGCTGCAAATTCCTACCCTGGGCACGCTCTACGGGGCCATGCTGGCCGGGGTGGACTATGTGTTGATGGGCGCCGGCATTCCCCGCGAGATTCCAGAAGCACTCGACAAACTTGCAGCGGGCGAGAAGGCTTCGCTCAAAATAGACGTCACCGGCTGGACCGCGGCAGACGCCCCCCGCCTTTACTTCAATCCGCAGGAAATCGCCGGTCAGGCCCAGACCCTGAAGCGCCCCCACTTTTTGCCGATCATTGCCTCCAACTCGCTGGCTACGCTGCTGGCCCGCAAGGTAACGGGCACCATTCAAGGCTTTGTGATTGAAGGCCCTACCGCAGGCGGGCACAACGCACCCCCTCGAGGGGCACCGGTTTTTGATGAGCGCGGGCAGCCGGTGTATGGCGAACGGGATGTGGTCGACCTCGAGCAAATCAAAGCCCTGGGCCTGCCTTTCTGGCTAGCGGGTGGCACCGGTTCGCCCGAAGCCCTGGAAAGCGCGATCAACCAGGGAGCGGCAGGTATCCAGGTAGGAACGCTCTTTGCCTACAGCCAGGAGTCTGGTTTCGAGGCGGGCCTCAAAGAACGGGTGCTGGAGCAGGCCGCCAGAGGGGAGGTCAGGGTCTTTACCGACCCCAAAGCCTCGCCTACCGGTTTTCCCTTCAAGGTAGCGGAAGTAGAAGGTACGCTCTCCCAGCCGGAGGTCTATCGGCGCCGAACGCGGGTCTGCGACCTGGGCTATCTGCGCGAACCTTATCAGGTAGCCGATGGCAAAATCGGCTTCCGCTGTGCTTCTGAGCCCATCGAGCAGTACCTGGCCAAAGGGGGCGACCTCGCCAACACCGAGGGGCGCAAGTGCTTGTGCAACGCGCTTTTGGCAGCAGTTGGGCAGGGCCAGGTGCAAAAAAATGGCGACCCAGAGCTGCCCCTGGTGACCAGTGGTGACGACCTCGAGCGCATCGGTCGCTTCGTGGCCCGGTTTGGCACTCGCTACAGTGCTCGGGATGTGGTGGCCTATTTGCTGGGAGAAGCGATTTCATCCGAGCCAAGAACGCCGCAGTTGGTAGCGGATGGGTAA
- a CDS encoding VWA domain-containing protein: MGFQSPLLLLVLLLVPLLAWWYLRRVQGGTASAHVLYPNLAQFAGIAEPRWKRHLSAGLYALALVLAILALARPQATIPAPDNLATVMIALDISRSMRAQDIEPDRFTAAKKEAQNFVRALPDGAKVGLVSFAGYATLEVEPTTDHPRILDQIELLQMGRGTAIGDGLLESLKAFPKDENNKLLGPATVILLSDGRNNRGIDPLEVTPFAKDMGIVVHTIGLGRRSNPGDPDQQWGGFWMQFDEETLRSIAESTGGQYYGAESAEALRQAYRNLSRVVGWKPQRTEISGLFGLAAGLALASSLLISNLRRQVI; this comes from the coding sequence GTGGGGTTTCAGTCGCCGCTATTGCTTTTGGTACTGCTGCTGGTACCGCTTTTGGCGTGGTGGTACTTGCGCAGGGTGCAGGGTGGGACGGCGAGTGCCCATGTGCTATACCCCAACCTTGCGCAGTTTGCTGGCATTGCCGAGCCGCGCTGGAAGCGCCACCTGAGCGCAGGGCTATACGCGCTGGCGCTGGTGCTGGCCATCCTGGCCCTGGCCCGCCCCCAGGCCACCATTCCAGCGCCCGACAACCTGGCTACGGTCATGATTGCCCTCGACATTAGCCGCTCGATGCGGGCGCAGGACATCGAACCGGATCGCTTTACGGCGGCTAAAAAGGAGGCTCAGAACTTTGTGCGTGCGCTGCCGGATGGGGCCAAGGTGGGGCTGGTGAGCTTTGCGGGCTATGCGACCCTGGAAGTGGAGCCCACCACCGACCACCCGCGCATCCTGGATCAGATAGAGCTGCTGCAGATGGGTCGTGGAACGGCCATTGGCGACGGTCTGCTGGAAAGCCTCAAGGCTTTTCCCAAGGACGAAAACAACAAACTCCTGGGCCCCGCCACGGTGATACTGCTCTCCGATGGCCGCAACAACCGGGGGATTGACCCCCTCGAGGTGACCCCTTTTGCCAAGGACATGGGCATAGTGGTGCATACCATCGGGCTGGGCCGGCGCAGCAACCCGGGCGACCCCGACCAACAGTGGGGCGGCTTCTGGATGCAGTTCGACGAAGAAACCCTGCGTTCCATTGCCGAATCTACCGGCGGACAGTACTACGGGGCGGAGTCGGCTGAGGCCTTGCGTCAGGCTTATCGCAACCTGAGCCGGGTGGTGGGCTGGAAGCCCCAGCGCACGGAGATCAGCGGTTTGTTTGGACTTGCTGCCGGGCTGGCGCTGGCCTCGAGTTTGCTCATTTCCAACCTGCGCCGTCAGGTAATCTGA
- a CDS encoding lysozyme inhibitor LprI family protein produces the protein MKKLTVLGLLVGASWGWAAGCDNPSADFDYVYCATQLFVQADKEINDVYRELVGKLNAEGRSVLRTSQLAWIKSRNQQCTRVDATSRTVNLDCATRMTQERTSFLKARIRECNSTGCVISRLR, from the coding sequence ATGAAAAAACTTACGGTGCTGGGCCTACTGGTAGGGGCAAGCTGGGGTTGGGCCGCGGGCTGCGATAACCCCAGTGCCGACTTCGACTACGTCTACTGCGCTACCCAGCTTTTTGTGCAGGCCGACAAAGAAATCAACGATGTGTACCGCGAGCTGGTGGGCAAGTTGAACGCTGAAGGGCGCTCGGTGCTGCGTACCTCGCAACTGGCCTGGATCAAGAGCCGCAACCAGCAGTGCACCCGGGTAGATGCCACCTCGCGCACCGTTAACCTGGACTGCGCGACCCGCATGACCCAGGAACGCACCAGTTTTCTCAAGGCCCGCATCCGCGAGTGCAACAGCACAGGCTGCGTGATTAGCCGCTTGCGCTGA
- a CDS encoding folylpolyglutamate synthase/dihydrofolate synthase family protein, whose amino-acid sequence MTYPEAVEWLFAQSRAGAPRGLSRIRELLQRLGHPEALFPAVHVIGTNGKGSVVAYLEAAFKAADEPYGATTSPHLIDFRERIRTHQGPIPEAEVVRFVEWARGQHFQEPVAFFDLTTALAFRHFASIGVRMAAVEAGVGGVLDATHALSDVRVTVITNIGEDHLETLGGSLEGVARDKAGAIRAGVPVVTGAEGLGLEVIRSIAAERAAPLYVLSEGGPIFDLLVQPSLRGRFQWQNARLAAAVLRLLGCAETVISTGLSTAVHPGRMQEISYRGTPVVLDGAHNPPAARALVGELEGFHLVFGAFPRKDYHTILQTLLPRARSVRYTYAARGALRAEALIQEYPAPYFENPLEALEHAVEAARADGKPVLVTGSLYLVGEMLRLLLPSTNTPIKAV is encoded by the coding sequence GTGACCTATCCCGAGGCGGTGGAGTGGTTGTTTGCCCAGAGTCGCGCCGGGGCCCCCAGGGGTTTATCGCGGATTCGAGAACTGTTGCAACGTCTGGGCCATCCAGAAGCCTTGTTTCCCGCTGTTCATGTGATTGGAACCAACGGCAAAGGCAGTGTGGTGGCCTACCTCGAGGCGGCCTTCAAGGCGGCTGACGAGCCCTATGGCGCCACTACCAGCCCACACCTGATAGACTTCCGTGAGCGTATCCGCACCCATCAGGGCCCGATTCCCGAGGCCGAGGTGGTGCGATTTGTGGAGTGGGCCCGGGGCCAGCATTTCCAGGAACCGGTGGCTTTCTTCGACCTTACCACAGCGCTGGCGTTTCGGCATTTTGCATCGATCGGTGTTCGCATGGCAGCCGTGGAGGCCGGGGTGGGGGGGGTGCTGGATGCCACCCATGCGCTGTCCGATGTGCGGGTTACGGTAATTACCAATATCGGCGAGGATCACCTCGAGACCCTGGGGGGCTCGCTGGAGGGGGTGGCCAGGGACAAAGCGGGGGCCATTCGGGCCGGGGTTCCGGTGGTGACCGGGGCCGAGGGGCTTGGGCTGGAGGTGATCCGTAGCATAGCCGCCGAGCGAGCGGCCCCGTTGTATGTGCTCTCGGAGGGCGGCCCTATTTTCGATCTGCTGGTGCAACCTTCTTTACGGGGCCGGTTTCAATGGCAAAATGCCCGCCTTGCAGCGGCGGTGCTGCGCTTGCTGGGTTGCGCCGAAACAGTGATATCCACAGGTTTATCCACAGCCGTGCATCCAGGCCGGATGCAGGAGATTAGCTACCGGGGCACGCCGGTGGTGCTCGATGGGGCACACAACCCCCCGGCGGCCCGGGCCCTGGTTGGCGAACTCGAGGGCTTTCACCTGGTGTTTGGCGCTTTCCCCCGCAAGGACTACCACACCATCCTGCAAACCCTGCTGCCCAGGGCCAGAAGTGTGCGCTATACCTACGCCGCCAGGGGTGCCCTGCGGGCGGAGGCGCTTATTCAGGAATACCCGGCTCCCTACTTTGAAAACCCGCTGGAAGCCCTGGAGCATGCAGTTGAGGCGGCTCGAGCGGACGGAAAACCGGTCCTGGTAACGGGCTCTTTGTACCTGGTGGGGGAGATGCTCCGCCTGCTACTGCCTTCGACCAACACTCCTATTAAAGCGGTTTGA